A genomic region of Vibrio sp. 10N contains the following coding sequences:
- a CDS encoding MFS transporter: MAQGIRYKVILLACLIISIGQLSMGLVLPSLPWIAKDFGITLDQAQLLVGIYLLGFGPSQFIYGPISDAIGRKKVLLAGLIIALLGLILIISMNHSFEGMVLGRFLQGIGTGCCAVLARASTRDQFSGAELPIALSYIAMAASITPVIAPVLGGFINFHFGWNMVFVSLFSYVALAWVIITMLFKETIAEKSSIPSFKHIIKQYGQLLSSSYFISFASISWLNFSLMITAVSVMPFIMQNQIGMNSDEYALWVLIPALGMIGGTTICNRIRPIIGNKRMLLCSPALHIASAIWLFVCPMEPLYIMLGQMLMILGNGIALPCAQAMVMLPYKKQAGAAAALSGGGQMIVSSLVSMGLVKLGLSQPWHLSVVIALFALVTIGNIVRGFRVTQPQ, translated from the coding sequence ATGGCTCAAGGAATCCGCTACAAAGTCATTCTTCTCGCGTGTCTTATTATCAGCATTGGTCAACTTAGTATGGGGTTGGTGCTGCCATCACTCCCTTGGATAGCCAAAGATTTTGGTATCACACTCGATCAAGCTCAACTGCTGGTCGGTATCTATTTGCTGGGGTTTGGTCCATCACAATTCATTTACGGCCCTATTTCTGACGCGATAGGCAGAAAAAAAGTGCTTCTGGCTGGCCTCATTATTGCGCTACTTGGACTCATTCTCATCATTAGCATGAACCATTCCTTTGAAGGCATGGTACTAGGACGTTTTCTACAAGGTATTGGTACTGGTTGTTGCGCGGTTCTGGCACGAGCCTCGACTAGAGATCAATTTAGTGGGGCCGAGCTGCCTATCGCACTGTCGTATATTGCGATGGCGGCTTCCATTACTCCGGTGATCGCTCCGGTACTCGGTGGCTTTATCAACTTCCACTTTGGATGGAACATGGTGTTTGTGTCGCTATTTAGCTATGTCGCTCTCGCTTGGGTGATCATCACTATGCTGTTTAAGGAGACCATAGCTGAAAAATCGTCGATCCCATCCTTCAAGCACATCATAAAGCAGTATGGGCAATTGCTAAGTTCCAGCTACTTCATCAGTTTCGCGAGTATCAGTTGGCTCAACTTCAGTCTTATGATTACCGCAGTGTCGGTCATGCCATTTATCATGCAAAACCAAATTGGAATGAATTCGGATGAATATGCGCTATGGGTACTGATCCCAGCGCTAGGCATGATTGGCGGTACCACCATTTGCAATCGCATTCGACCAATCATTGGCAACAAGAGGATGCTGTTGTGCTCACCTGCTCTGCATATTGCTTCTGCCATTTGGCTGTTTGTTTGCCCTATGGAGCCTTTGTATATCATGCTTGGACAAATGCTGATGATTCTAGGAAATGGCATTGCCCTGCCCTGTGCTCAAGCTATGGTGATGTTGCCCTACAAGAAACAAGCTGGGGCTGCCGCCGCGCTCTCCGGCGGTGGACAAATGATTGTCTCGTCCCTAGTCAGTATGGGCTTGGTTAAACTTGGCCTAAGTCAGCCTTGGCATTTATCGGTGGTGATCGCGCTATTCGCGTTGGTAACGATAGGTAATATCGTTCGCGGCTTTCGTGTCACTCAGCCTCAATAG
- a CDS encoding substrate-binding domain-containing protein, with amino-acid sequence MATMKDIARLAGVSTSTVSHVINKTRFVSEEISERVNSAAKELNYAPSALARSLKMNRTRTIGMLVTTSTNPFFGEVVKGVERSCYHQNYNLILCNTEGDTERMKASIDTLLQKRVDGLILMCSTLEGEKLDIFDQYPSIPVVVMDWGPMHFESDKIQDNSFLGGYLATKYLIESGHTEIGCITGPLNRHQALMRYQGYKKALAEHQIAINPEWIIESDFECDGGAKSLEALINRGTLPTSLFICNDMMAMGAMNTAHSKGIQVPNDLSIIGYDDIHIAKYMTPSLTTVHQPKYRLGKAAVETLLAKIDKTNLPADVVQLEPSLVVRDSVKRLN; translated from the coding sequence ATGGCAACGATGAAGGACATAGCAAGGCTCGCGGGAGTGTCTACCTCGACCGTGAGCCATGTCATCAACAAAACACGATTCGTCAGTGAAGAGATTTCTGAGCGCGTCAATAGTGCGGCGAAGGAGCTCAATTACGCGCCTTCAGCATTGGCTCGTAGCTTAAAGATGAATCGTACACGAACAATTGGAATGTTAGTGACCACCTCTACCAACCCATTTTTTGGCGAGGTGGTAAAAGGGGTCGAGCGCAGTTGCTACCATCAAAACTATAACTTGATTCTGTGTAACACCGAAGGCGACACCGAGCGTATGAAGGCATCCATCGATACCTTGCTACAAAAGCGAGTCGATGGCTTGATTTTAATGTGCTCAACGCTGGAAGGTGAGAAGCTGGATATCTTTGACCAGTACCCATCCATCCCTGTGGTGGTCATGGATTGGGGACCTATGCATTTTGAGAGTGACAAGATTCAGGATAACTCGTTTCTTGGTGGCTACCTAGCGACCAAATATCTCATCGAAAGCGGGCATACCGAGATCGGCTGTATCACGGGACCACTCAATCGTCATCAGGCGCTAATGCGTTATCAGGGATACAAAAAGGCACTCGCTGAGCATCAAATTGCGATTAATCCAGAGTGGATCATTGAGTCGGATTTTGAGTGTGATGGTGGTGCTAAATCACTGGAGGCATTAATTAACCGAGGTACTTTGCCTACTTCACTGTTCATTTGTAACGATATGATGGCGATGGGGGCGATGAACACTGCGCACTCAAAGGGCATTCAAGTTCCGAACGATCTTTCCATTATTGGCTACGATGATATTCATATTGCCAAATACATGACGCCTTCACTCACTACCGTTCACCAGCCGAAATACCGTCTGGGTAAAGCGGCGGTTGAGACCTTACTTGCGAAAATAGATAAGACCAATCTTCCCGCCGATGTAGTGCAACTGGAACCATCACTGGTTGTGCGCGATAGTGTGAAAAGGCTCAACTGA
- a CDS encoding TldD/PmbA family protein, whose protein sequence is MSQDKQLLDAVDYVLSEAKRQGAEADVIVNRNNSFSLKANQGQLDEYKVSSSQVLGVRVVKDARIATSYSESLEPTSLDLMLTNALQSARFSKQDEHQTISCIDSKLTTDVAEITQQDTTSADEKIELSLALEQGVVSLPHASSAPYNGYADGESQLILANTQGTLCQHFERSFSCYAYTLFEKDGKQSMAGKVSVGRRFDELNPNYCIEQGYNLARDLLDGAPVATGEYSAIFDIGALSSLFGAFGSAFSGVSAMKGITPLGDKVGQSIASELITLTDIAYMPNGMAIASFDSEGFATQDNVLILGGKLNTLLHNSHTASYLGAVSTASAARGAKSSLDVSANHKVIATGQSSAAEVKAGEYLELIELQGVHSGADPVSGDFSFGASGFLCRDGVRVQPVRGITVAGNFYKMLQEVDAVGNSQLINDSRTFFAPDVRFARLSIGGK, encoded by the coding sequence ATGAGCCAAGACAAACAACTTCTTGATGCCGTCGATTACGTCCTTTCCGAAGCCAAGCGCCAAGGTGCCGAAGCCGATGTCATCGTCAATCGCAACAACAGCTTTTCCCTGAAGGCAAACCAAGGCCAACTGGATGAGTACAAAGTGAGCTCAAGCCAAGTCCTTGGGGTTCGCGTTGTCAAAGATGCGCGCATTGCCACCAGCTACTCGGAATCGTTAGAGCCTACAAGTCTAGATTTGATGCTCACCAACGCTCTACAAAGCGCACGTTTCTCTAAGCAAGACGAGCATCAAACCATCAGCTGTATCGACAGTAAACTGACGACAGATGTCGCAGAGATTACTCAGCAAGATACCACTTCTGCCGATGAGAAGATTGAGCTATCACTTGCATTAGAGCAAGGGGTTGTTTCCCTTCCCCACGCATCAAGCGCACCCTACAACGGTTATGCCGATGGAGAGAGTCAGCTTATTCTCGCCAACACGCAAGGGACACTTTGTCAGCATTTTGAGCGCTCATTTAGCTGTTACGCGTACACGCTATTTGAGAAAGACGGCAAGCAATCCATGGCGGGTAAAGTCTCGGTGGGTCGCCGCTTTGATGAGCTGAATCCGAACTACTGTATCGAACAAGGCTACAACCTAGCGCGAGATTTGCTCGACGGTGCTCCGGTTGCTACTGGTGAGTACTCGGCGATTTTTGACATCGGTGCGCTTAGCAGCTTGTTCGGTGCATTTGGCTCAGCATTCTCTGGTGTTAGCGCCATGAAAGGCATCACGCCCCTCGGTGACAAAGTCGGCCAATCCATTGCGAGTGAGCTGATTACTCTGACCGATATTGCGTATATGCCAAACGGCATGGCAATCGCCAGCTTCGACAGCGAAGGCTTTGCGACCCAAGACAACGTGCTAATTTTGGGCGGAAAGCTCAATACACTCTTGCACAACAGCCACACCGCTAGCTATTTAGGCGCTGTATCAACCGCCAGTGCAGCACGCGGTGCGAAATCTAGCCTAGACGTTTCCGCCAACCACAAAGTCATTGCCACAGGCCAAAGCAGTGCTGCTGAAGTTAAAGCGGGTGAATATCTTGAGCTGATTGAACTTCAAGGCGTCCATTCCGGAGCGGATCCAGTCAGCGGCGACTTCTCATTTGGTGCCAGCGGCTTCTTGTGTCGTGATGGCGTGAGAGTCCAGCCAGTACGTGGTATTACAGTTGCGGGTAACTTCTACAAAATGCTGCAAGAAGTCGATGCGGTTGGTAACAGCCAACTGATTAACGACAGTCGAACTTTCTTTGCGCCGGATGTGAGGTTTGCTCGGTTGAGTATTGGTGGTAAGTAG
- a CDS encoding TldD/PmbA family protein, translating into MLNSVTAKAVIDHALFLGADFAELFVEHHQTNSVQIASGEVDKVNSGIDFGIGIRLFFGHKVLYGYTNSTDESELKRVTSLLTAKDKREQIATAGAINLNRYPVQHGCRLPLSKDANLDSKIAFLLKTDAAARAESEYITQFIGNVLQREQQVSIFNSEGLHVDDTRHYIRVSGNTVAQKGNEQSSGSEGPGALSGWDFSEQLDAQELGQTIAKQALIKLGADACPSGEMPVVIGNGFGGVIFHEACGHLLETTSVAKKASVFHDKMGEMIAHTAVSAVDDGTMTNEWGSIHVDDEGMATQRTQLIKDGKLTSFMVDKMGGMKTGFEPTGSGRRQNYKFAPTSRMRNTFIEAGEHSLDDMLAGVERGIYAKKMGGGSVQPGTGEFNFAVREAYLIENGKITKPLKTATLISTGPKVLKEISMVGKDMALAPGMCGSVSGAVPTTVGQPSLKVDNILVGGGN; encoded by the coding sequence ATGCTTAATTCTGTAACGGCGAAAGCAGTGATTGACCACGCCCTATTCCTAGGGGCAGATTTTGCTGAGCTTTTCGTCGAGCACCATCAGACTAATTCGGTCCAAATTGCTTCTGGCGAAGTGGACAAAGTTAACTCAGGTATCGATTTTGGTATCGGGATCCGCCTATTCTTCGGCCACAAAGTGCTGTACGGCTACACCAACAGCACGGACGAGAGCGAGCTAAAACGCGTCACGTCGCTTCTGACTGCAAAAGACAAGCGTGAGCAAATCGCTACAGCAGGTGCGATTAACCTTAACCGCTACCCTGTTCAGCACGGTTGCCGCCTGCCACTTAGCAAAGACGCCAACCTAGATTCTAAAATCGCCTTTCTACTTAAAACCGACGCAGCTGCACGTGCCGAAAGCGAATACATTACCCAATTCATTGGCAATGTTTTACAGCGCGAACAACAAGTTTCCATCTTCAACTCCGAAGGTCTACATGTTGATGACACGCGCCACTACATTCGTGTATCGGGCAATACCGTAGCGCAAAAAGGTAACGAGCAATCTTCTGGCTCAGAAGGTCCAGGCGCGCTCTCGGGTTGGGACTTTAGTGAGCAGCTTGATGCTCAAGAGCTTGGACAAACCATAGCTAAGCAAGCATTGATCAAACTCGGTGCAGATGCGTGCCCTTCTGGGGAAATGCCTGTGGTGATTGGCAACGGCTTTGGCGGCGTTATCTTCCATGAAGCGTGTGGTCACCTACTTGAAACTACATCAGTAGCCAAGAAGGCCTCTGTCTTCCATGACAAAATGGGCGAGATGATCGCTCATACCGCAGTGAGTGCTGTAGATGATGGCACCATGACCAACGAATGGGGCTCTATCCACGTTGATGACGAAGGCATGGCGACTCAGCGAACGCAACTCATTAAAGACGGCAAACTGACCAGCTTTATGGTCGACAAAATGGGCGGCATGAAGACAGGCTTTGAACCTACAGGCTCTGGTCGTCGCCAAAACTACAAGTTCGCTCCTACTTCACGTATGCGTAATACCTTCATTGAGGCAGGTGAACATTCTCTTGATGATATGTTGGCAGGCGTTGAACGTGGTATTTACGCGAAGAAAATGGGTGGCGGCTCAGTACAGCCAGGTACGGGGGAATTTAACTTTGCCGTTCGTGAAGCTTACTTGATTGAAAACGGCAAAATCACCAAACCTCTCAAAACCGCAACGCTGATTAGTACCGGACCAAAAGTGCTCAAAGAAATCAGCATGGTTGGTAAAGATATGGCACTTGCCCCTGGCATGTGTGGCTCTGTAAGCGGTGCCGTGCCGACAACGGTAGGTCAGCCTTCGCTGAAAGTCGATAACATTCTTGTGGGAGGTGGTAACTAA
- a CDS encoding protein adenylyltransferase SelO, translating into MSERAAPQNLKSIANMDELANAASYSLLEVLNPDPEATASGDDFWPRQVFSGHYVPVKPTPIADSVYVSHSVSLFEELGLAPELVHNPDFAAMFSGDMSTVPAPMMPFGWATGYALSIYGTEYTQQCPFKTGNGYGDGRAVSVFEGVFNSKRWEMQLKGGGTTPYCRGADGRAVLRSSVREFLAQEFMHALGIPSTRSLCLFASQSETVDRPWYREGSHAENPDIMVSNPVAISTRVASSFLRVGQLELFARRARSQAHPTAMQELEQIVEHAIEREYSQHVDANLPMAEKVLTLATAFRERLTTLVTHWMRVGFCQGNFNSDNCAVGGFTLDFGPFGFCERFEPYFQPWTGGGRHFSFFNQPLAAEKNFESFCSALMPLIASDSAAVEQLGLIQDEFSSVMQTKLTDMWSKKLGLEEFDGDLLQQLFKLMMMTHVDYTIFFRELSKLPDNASELAPGFYTEPNEDTMTEWQAWLTKWREMLPSATAEEIASQMKQVNPKYTWREWLVVPAYKQAEQGEYSLIHELQQVFADPYGEQSKEVETKYDQRRPLELFDVGGVTHYSCSS; encoded by the coding sequence ATGAGCGAACGAGCGGCACCACAGAATCTCAAATCGATAGCGAACATGGATGAACTTGCCAACGCGGCAAGCTACTCCTTGTTAGAAGTGCTTAATCCCGACCCAGAGGCGACCGCTAGCGGCGATGATTTTTGGCCAAGACAAGTGTTCTCTGGGCATTACGTGCCAGTTAAGCCAACGCCAATTGCTGACTCAGTGTATGTCAGTCACAGTGTCAGTCTGTTTGAAGAATTAGGGTTGGCTCCGGAGCTTGTGCACAACCCGGACTTTGCAGCTATGTTCTCCGGGGATATGTCCACTGTTCCAGCACCTATGATGCCGTTTGGCTGGGCAACCGGTTATGCGCTCTCCATCTATGGCACTGAGTACACACAGCAATGCCCATTTAAAACGGGTAACGGCTATGGTGACGGCCGTGCAGTATCGGTGTTTGAAGGTGTATTCAACAGCAAGCGTTGGGAAATGCAGCTTAAAGGTGGCGGCACGACGCCATATTGCCGCGGCGCAGACGGCCGCGCGGTATTACGCTCTAGTGTTCGTGAGTTCTTAGCTCAGGAGTTTATGCACGCACTTGGCATCCCGTCTACACGTTCGCTGTGCTTATTTGCCTCTCAATCAGAAACCGTTGATCGTCCTTGGTATAGGGAAGGATCGCACGCGGAAAACCCGGACATTATGGTCTCGAACCCCGTAGCCATATCCACCCGAGTCGCTTCATCTTTTTTGCGTGTCGGCCAACTGGAGTTGTTTGCTCGTCGAGCACGCAGTCAAGCTCACCCAACAGCAATGCAAGAGCTCGAACAAATCGTTGAACACGCTATAGAACGCGAGTATTCGCAGCACGTGGATGCAAACTTGCCCATGGCAGAGAAAGTTCTCACTCTCGCGACTGCCTTCAGAGAGCGTTTAACCACGTTAGTGACGCACTGGATGCGAGTCGGCTTCTGCCAAGGCAACTTTAACAGTGACAACTGCGCCGTTGGCGGATTTACCCTCGATTTTGGTCCATTTGGTTTTTGCGAACGCTTCGAACCGTATTTCCAGCCATGGACTGGTGGCGGTCGTCACTTCTCGTTTTTTAATCAGCCTTTAGCGGCCGAGAAAAACTTTGAGTCGTTTTGCTCAGCGCTGATGCCGCTTATTGCTTCGGATTCAGCAGCGGTAGAACAACTTGGTCTCATTCAAGATGAGTTCTCATCAGTCATGCAAACCAAACTCACCGATATGTGGTCGAAGAAGCTTGGTCTAGAAGAATTTGATGGTGACTTACTGCAGCAACTATTCAAACTCATGATGATGACGCATGTTGACTACACAATATTCTTCCGCGAACTCTCCAAACTACCTGACAACGCTTCTGAGCTTGCGCCAGGTTTTTACACTGAACCCAATGAAGACACCATGACCGAGTGGCAAGCGTGGCTTACAAAATGGCGTGAAATGCTACCGTCTGCAACCGCAGAAGAAATCGCGTCACAAATGAAACAAGTTAACCCAAAGTACACCTGGCGTGAATGGCTAGTGGTGCCTGCTTATAAGCAAGCGGAGCAGGGAGAGTATTCTCTTATTCATGAACTGCAACAGGTGTTTGCTGATCCCTATGGTGAGCAAAGCAAAGAGGTGGAAACAAAGTATGACCAGCGTCGTCCATTGGAGCTTTTCGATGTAGGTGGAGTGACGCATTATAGTTGTTCGTCTTAA